From the Thermoplasmata archaeon genome, the window GACGAAAACGGAAATGTACTCTCCTTCCCGCCAATAATCAATGGAAACTTGACTGAAGTTACAGAGAACACAAGAAATCTGTTTATTGATATGACTGGCACGGACCTTCGCACCCTAAAATTTGCTCTCAATGTGCTTACCTATTCTATGCATATGCGAGGTGGAAAAATAAAATCAGTAGAAATCCAGGATGAGAAGAAATTCTACACCCCAGATTTCACTTGGAAACGAAAAGTGGTAAAGAAGGAGGAAATTGCTTCCCTACTGGGAATTGAAATTCCTTCAGTGTCTCCGCTTTTGGAAAAAATGGGATACATTGTGGCAGAAAATGGGAATGAACTATTGGTTGAGGTTCCATCCTACCGTTGTGATGTGATTCACAATGTAGATATAATAGAAGATGTCGGAATTGCATATGGGTATGATAATTTGAGAGAGTGCCTACCTCAGGCCTTTACGATTGGAAAACCAAATCCACTATCTGAAATCGAGGAAGTGGTAAGAAACTTTTTTATAGGTATGGGCGCCCAGGAAATCCATTCTTTTGTGCTCGGAAGTGAACGAGAACTTTTCATAAACATGGGGCTGAAGCCAGAGGAAATAAAAGTTGTGAGAGCTAAAAATCCAAAGAGCATAGAGTATTCTATTGCAAGGTATTCTCTTATTCCAGGCATGCTGAGAACAATTTCCATCAACCAGCGACATGCTCTGCCTCTCAAGTTCTTTGAAATAGGGCTTGTGCTTGAACCAGAAGAAAAGCAAAAATGCTGCTTTGCCACAGTCCACTCAAAAGCCAGCTTCTCGGAAATCAAATCAGTTGCTGAAAGTTTCCTGACAGAATTTGAGATTGATTACACACTGGCTGCAGTTGAGCTTCCCTACTTCATCAGTGGCAGGGGATCAAAAGTGATGAGAAACAATAAAGTTATGGGTGTGTTGGGAGAAGGCCACCCAATGACCCTAGAAAAATTTGGTATTGGCTATCCAGTTGCTGTCTTTGAGTTTG encodes:
- the pheT gene encoding phenylalanine--tRNA ligase subunit beta codes for the protein MPVIHASKELFEKHGLSLEDVEQSIIHLGGEVKQEEDKLVFEVGANRWDLFTPEGIMHAILLFLGRKKPEKIKLENSGIVLQVDHSVKSVRPFVVCAVVENIEIDGNYIAELMQIQEKLHETIGRKRKKLAIGIHDLDKVTPPFTYKALKPESIAFEPLGFNEVMNLREILEKHPKGIEYAWILEDAEKYPVILDENGNVLSFPPIINGNLTEVTENTRNLFIDMTGTDLRTLKFALNVLTYSMHMRGGKIKSVEIQDEKKFYTPDFTWKRKVVKKEEIASLLGIEIPSVSPLLEKMGYIVAENGNELLVEVPSYRCDVIHNVDIIEDVGIAYGYDNLRECLPQAFTIGKPNPLSEIEEVVRNFFIGMGAQEIHSFVLGSERELFINMGLKPEEIKVVRAKNPKSIEYSIARYSLIPGMLRTISINQRHALPLKFFEIGLVLEPEEKQKCCFATVHSKASFSEIKSVAESFLTEFEIDYTLAAVELPYFISGRGSKVMRNNKVMGVLGEGHPMTLEKFGIGYPVAVFEFAVSDLLLCQRDFNC